One region of Babylonia areolata isolate BAREFJ2019XMU chromosome 29, ASM4173473v1, whole genome shotgun sequence genomic DNA includes:
- the LOC143274993 gene encoding GPN-loop GTPase 3-like, whose protein sequence is MRYGQLVMGPAGCGKSTYCSNMVKHCEVLKRTVQVINLDPAAEHFDYPVFADIRELIHIDDAMEDDALHFGPNGGLIFCMEYLMQNLDWLEEQLDEIEDDYILFDLPGQIELYTHIPAMRQLVERLQQWNFRLCGVFLLDAQFLIEPSKFVSGMMTALSAMVSLEVPHVNVMSKLDLLSKKDKKGLERYLDPDLHSLLGEEFDDAKFGHRFKALNHALASMVDDYGLVRFLPLDPTDEDSVNDVLAQVDTAIQYGEDMEHREQRDPEEPDEPEMDSGID, encoded by the exons ATGCGTTACGGCCAGTTGGTTATGGGACCCGCAGGTTGCGGAAAG TCCACGTACTGTAGTAACATGGTGAAGCACTGCGAAGTATTGAAACGCACGGTACAAGTTATCAACCTGGACCCTGCTGCTGAGCACTTTGACTATCCTGTTTTTGCAG ATATCCGTGAGTTGATTCACATTGATGATGCTATGGAGGATGATGCTCTCCACTTTGGACCCAACGGAggtctgatcttctgcatgga GTACTTGATGCAGAATTTGGACTGGCTGGAGGAACAGTTGGATGAGATAGAAGATGACTACATTCTGTTTGACTTGCCAG GTCAGATAGAGCTGTACACCCACATCCCAGCAATGCGCCAGCTGGTGGAGCGACTGCAGCAGTGGAACTTCCGGCTGTGCGGGGTGTTCCTGCTGGACGCCCAGTTCCTGATCGAGCCGTCCAAGTTTGTGTCGGGCATGATGACTGCCCTGTCAGCCATGGTCAGCCTGGAGGTGCCTCACGTCAATGTCATGTCCAAACTGGACCTGCTGtccaagaaggacaagaaggggCTGGAGAG GTATCTGGATCCTGACCTGCACAGTCTGCTTGGGGAGGAGTTTGATGACGCCAAGTTTGGCCACCGCTTCAAGGCCCTTAACCACGCCTTGGCCTCCATG gTGGATGACTACGGACTGGTGCGGTTCCTTCCCCTGGACCCCACGGACGAGGACAGCGTCAATGATGTGTTGGCCCAGGTGGACACTGCCATCCAGTACGGGGAGGACATGGAGCACAGGGAGCAGCGG GACCCGGAGGAGCCAGACGAACCTGAAATGGACAGCGGCATTGATTGA